GCCGCCCCCGCCGACGCCGTCCCGTTCTCCTCCCACCCGGGCCGCGGCGTCGCGGCCTTCGCGGACCACGCGGCCACGCACGCCAGCCGTGTCCACCCGGACCAGTACGACGACTCGTTCACCGTCCACGAACTCGGCTCCGTGTACAGCGTGGGCGCGAACAACCGGGCCACCGCCGTGTCGGCCGGCTGCTCGACCCAGCACCCGTGCCGGTCGATCGCACTGTCCTTCCAGATCGTGACCATGGCCGGGGACAATGTCCGGCTCAACGCCACCAACCTCGGCCGGGCGATCAACGAGCAGTGCCCCGGCTGCCAGACCCTGGCCGGCGCCTACCAGTTCATCGTCTCCACCCCGCAGCCGTTCCGGCTCAGCCAGGGGCCAGGAACCAGCTGCTCGCCGTCCACCGCCGGCTGGACGCGCTGCGCACCTCGGACGACCCGATCTCCGTGGTCAAGCAGCGCGCGGACGACCTGGCCGCCCAGGTCAAGGCGATCCTCGACCGCGAGGCGTCGTCCGCCCCCAAAAGCGGTGTGGTGAACCCGCTGGCGAAGTCCGGCCCGAGCGTGACCATGCACCGCCACTACGACGGGGCGAACTGAGCGACGGCCGGCCCCGAGGACGCGGGCCGCCGGGTGCGCCACCACAGCGCGCGCCCGGCGGCCCGCCGTGGTGTCGGCGCGTCGGGTGGCCGTGCCTCGGCCGGGCAGCGGAAGCCGCTCATGGTGCTGCCGGACCTTCGGTGAGTTCCTGGATGGGTAGGGTGGCCGGGTTGTCCGCCAGTGGGGCCGGCGGCGCTCGGATTTCCACGGAACCGCGACATTCGGATCTGTTGAGTCCCCGTCACCGGTACTACGCTGCGGTGAGGTGCGATCCGTGGCGCGGTGAGGGGGATTCATGGCCATCGAGCTGCCCGGCGAGGTGGTGTCGTTCCTTCAGTTCATCGGGGTGAACTGGCCCCAGGTGAACGAGGACTCCGTCCGCGAGTTCGGCGCGCACGTCAAGGAGTTCGCCGAGAACCTGAGCCGGACGCACGAGAGCGCCGGCTCGACGATCCAGCAGATCGGCGAGGCCTACCAGGGCGCCGGGTACGACGTGCTGGCCGCGAAGTGGGCCCAGCTGTCCGACAGTCACATGCGGGAACTGATCCAGGCCTGCCACGTGGTGTCCACGGCCCTGGACGTCGCGGCGGACGCGATCATCGCCATGAAGATGGAGGCGATCGGCGAACTGATCGCCATGGCGGCCGCGTTCGTCGCCGACCAGGCGGCCGCGGTGGCGACGCTCGGCGCGGCCGAGGCGGCGCTGGTGCTGATCGAGGAGGCGGCGGAGAAGCTGGTCGACTTCCTGGTCCAGCAGATGGAGCAGTACATCATCGGGCAGGTCATCGAGGCGGCGATCAATCCGCTGGTCGAGACGGTGGAGAAGGCGGTCAGCGGGCTGGCCTACCGCGCCGTCGAATCCGCGCTGGGAGTCTCCGGCGGCGGTCCGGCGGGCGAGGGCTTCCGGATCGATCCGGAGGCGGTGATGGCCCACGCGCAGACGATCAGGCAGCACGCCGACGAGGTGCGGGGCCACGGGGATGTCTTCCTCGCCAAGCTCTCGGGGGTGAGCTTCGAATGACCAACCCGGTCACGCAAGCGCTGGAACACGCCCTGGAGAAGGCCGGCACGGCCGCGGGCAAGGACGGGGTCAAGGCCGTCGAGAACCTGCTGGGCGACACCGAGAAGGGGCTCACCCAGTCCGCCAAGAACCATATGGTGCACGAAGCGGAGAAGGAGGCCGAGCTCAAGGGGATCCTGGGCGGCGCCCACACCCCGGACGAGCTCCGTTCGAAGATCGACTCGGCCACCCCCGTCTACCACATCCGGCCCGACGGCGTGGTCCAGCGGCTGACCGGGGGCGGCCCGAAGAAGCTCGAGCAGGCGGACATCGACCGGCTCCCGCTCAAACTGGACGCGAACCACCGGATAGAGCCGCCCAAGGTCAATCCCGGTGAGCGCCCCTACCCGCTGCCCGAGAAGCCCAAGACGGGGAGCCGGCCCAAAGTCCCCTCGCAGCAGGTGCCCTTCGACCACGACGAACTGGCCGAGGCCACCCAGCTCGCCCGCCACGAGGACAAGAGCTACGGCGGCTACCGCAAGAACGCCACCA
The Kitasatospora paranensis genome window above contains:
- a CDS encoding nucleic acid/nucleotide deaminase domain-containing protein — protein: MTNPVTQALEHALEKAGTAAGKDGVKAVENLLGDTEKGLTQSAKNHMVHEAEKEAELKGILGGAHTPDELRSKIDSATPVYHIRPDGVVQRLTGGGPKKLEQADIDRLPLKLDANHRIEPPKVNPGERPYPLPEKPKTGSRPKVPSQQVPFDHDELAEATQLARHEDKSYGGYRKNATTGEYDFQANNYAAARYGHEGDEDGFILVARSQNRGPHSEPALGVPFLEGGSAHGLTALYTEREPCSSGVNCSAWMHEHLPDHVQVRHTVEYGDTKESRDLGNRQMEHHLNALRVPKPHNKYKP